Proteins encoded together in one Amblyomma americanum isolate KBUSLIRL-KWMA chromosome 1, ASM5285725v1, whole genome shotgun sequence window:
- the LOC144125623 gene encoding uncharacterized protein LOC144125623: MSYSADPVTPLMDDKAVQTDEGAAAEREAEGQLAAAGVELESLRCLLEEMSSQLACEVQARRDAEDYAQQAHEELSTVSEKVAEEVAHSSNLQQRIEQVERDAGEALQHATSELGQELEQLRRHMQEHELSLRKQLDDKDKALRGAELSLHALKEDLEREVAVRKAAEERCSKLAMELEDTTESACEAKQSLRNMQSCLEKANAKLPDCRKELAARELSSHKAAMELVEAKEEELRCLRPAADENNPLPTQRTTRTSRATRMTSSTRKEATDRESDLGTRAQRPRRVKKSMAVSKDPLCDNFLQESPKNLSASPGNAP; the protein is encoded by the exons TGTTACCCCCCTGATGGATGACAAGGCAGTGCAGACAGACGAAGGTGCTGCAGCGGAACGAGAAGCAGAGGGTCAGCTGGCTGCTGCAGGAGTGGAGCTGGAGAGCCTTCGCTGCTTGCTTGAAGAGATGTCATCCCAGCTGGCATGCGAAGTACAAGCACGCAGGGATGCCGAAGACTATGCCCAACAAGCACACGAAGAGCTGTCCACTGTCTCGGAGAAAGTCGCGGAAGAGGTTGCACACAGCTCGAATCTGCAACAGCGCATCGAGCAGGTAGAGCGGGACGCTGGAGAAGCACTGCAGCATGCCACCTCTGAACTGGGCCAAGAACTGGAGCAGCTGAGGCGCCACATGCAGGAGCACGAGCTCTCCCTGCGCAAGCAGCTCGATGACAAGGACAAGGCACTCAGGGGAGCCGAGCTGAGTTTGCATGCCCTCAAGGAGGACCTGGAAAGGGAGGTGGCAGTGAGGAAGGCTGCGGAAGAGCGCTGCTCCAAACTGGCCATGGAACTCGAGGACACCACTGAGTCGGCTTGTGAGGCCAAGCAGTCACTGAGAAATATGCAGTCGTGTCTAGAAAAGGCAAATGCCAAACTGCCAGACTGTCGCAAGGAGCTGGCGGCAAG GGAGCTGTCCTCCCACAAGGCAGCCATGGAGCTTGTGGAAGCAAAAGAGGAAGAGCTGCGTTGCTTGCGGCCAGCAGCGGATGAAAACAATCCGCTTCCCACTCAGCGCACCACTCGTACCTCTCGCGCCACTCGGATGACATCTTCGACCAGAAAAGAAGCAACAGATAGAGAGTCAGACTTAGGGACTCGAGCACAACGCCCGCGTCGTGTAAAGAAGTCCATGGCAGTCTCTAAAGACCCACTG TGCGATAACTTTttgcaagaatcgccgaagaatCTGAGCGCCAGCCCGGGGAACGCTccatag